The following are encoded together in the Ictidomys tridecemlineatus isolate mIctTri1 chromosome X, mIctTri1.hap1, whole genome shotgun sequence genome:
- the LOC120889107 gene encoding nuclear RNA export factor 2-like: MCSTLKKYGTYRNEVSEYRDKCSALQGRKRCGSLSWSNSGRRKLHYEHTGTPYSAHRDHRRGKWHDEEPTHVTLWREKKTRGREMGKEIRDGVKRRWFKVTIPYGRKYDKAWLMNSIQGHCSVPFTPVDFHYIRNRARFFVQDAGTASALKDVSYKICDDNDVKILVLVSPSAVPYSVQNKFSAEQVEQLKLTMRKRYDVSQQALDLQKLRFDPDLVGCDIDMILNRRNCMFATLQIIERNFPELLSLNLRNNKLYRLDGLSDIVEKAPHVKILNLSKNELRTFKELEKLKGMELEELWLEGNPLCSDFPEQSAYVSAIQDCFPNLLRLDGQELPTPIVVDLEAPKLIKPCTEDSKGTETLKNLVLQFLQEYYLIYDHGDREGLLSAYHNKACFSLTIPFHPKDSAQNSLCRFAKDSKNMRKLRNSYQWKQLKHTKRDILDTLCVLPKTRHDLSSFVVDMWFQTETMLCFSVNGLFKEVEGKSQGCVHAFTRTFVATPGSNSSLCIVNDQLLVRDASPGEIQSAFSIPMPTHCSSFMPSLSQEQQETVQAFSIQSGMKLEWSQKCLEDNQWNYIRAGQVFTMLQNQGKIPGEAFKQLS; this comes from the exons TTTCAGAATACAGGGACAAATGCAGTGCCCTTCAAGGAAGGAAGAGATGTGGAAGTTTGTCCTGGAGCAATTCTGGCAGGAGGAAGCTTCATTATGAGCATACTGG CACACCTTATTCAGCCCACCGTGACCACAGGAGAGGGAAATGGCATGATGAAGAGCCTACCCATGTGACTCtgtggagagagaaaaagactcGAGGGAGAGAAATGGGGAAGGAGATACGAGATGGAGTGAAGAGGAGATGGTTCAAAGTGACA ATTCCATATGGGAGGAAGTATGACAAGGCATGGCTAATGAATTCAATCCAGGGCCATTGCAGTGTCCCCTTCACCCCAGTCGAT TTCCACTACATCAGAAATCGGGCCCGGTTCTTTGTCCAGGATGCAGGCACGGCCTCTGCATTGAAGGATGTCAGCTACAAGATTTGCGATGACAATGATGTAAAG ATATTGGTCTTAGTCAGCCCTTCTGCTGTACCCTACTCTGTGCAGAATAAGTTCTCAGCAGAACAAGTGGAGCAGCTAAAG TTGACCATGAGAAAACGATATGATGTCTCCCAGCAAGCTCTCGACCTCCAGAAGCTCCGATTTGATCCAG ACCTGGTGGGCTGTGACATTGACATGATCCTGAATCGAAGAAACTGCATGTTTGCTACCCTGCAGATCATTGAAAGGAATTTCCCAGAG CTGCTGTCCCTGAACTTGCGAAACAACAAGCTGTACCGGCTGGATGGCCTGTCTGACATTGTAGAGAAAGCCCCCCATGTCAAGATCCTGAACCTCTCCAAAAATGAG CTGAGGACCTTCAAGGAGTTGGAGAAGCTGAAAGGGATGGAGCTGGAAGAGCTGTGGCTAGAAGGGAACCCTCTGTGCAGTGACTTCCCAGAGCAGTCTGCTTACGTAAG TGCTATCCAGGATTGTTTCCCCAATTTGTTACGCCTG GATGGCCAGGAGTTACCCACACCAATTGTCGTCGACCTTGAGGCCCCCAAGTTAATAAAACCCTGCACG GAAGACTCTAAAGGAACTGAGACCCTAAAGAATCTAGTTCTGCAATTCCTGCAAGA GTATTACTTGATCTATGATCACGGAGATCGAGAGGGTCTCCTCAGTGCTTACCACAACAAGGCATGCTTCTCTCTGACCATTCCCTTCCATCCTAAGGACTCAGCCCA GAACAGCTTGTGCAGATTCGCCAAGGATAGCAAGAATATGAGGAAGCTCAGGAATTCCT ACCAGTGGAAGCAACTGAAGCACACAAAACGTGACATCTTGGATACCCTCTGCGTGCTGCCCAAGACTCGGCATGACCTCAGCTCCTTTGTGGTGGACATGTGGTTCCAGACG GAAACAATGCTCTGCTTCTCTGTGAATGGTTTGTTCAAGGAAG TGGAAGGAAAGTCTCAGGGATGTGTTCATGCCTTTACCCGGACCTTCGTTGCTACTCCTGGCAGCAATTCCAG ccTGTGCATCGTAAACGACCAGCTGCTTGTGAGGGATGCCAGCCCTGGTGAGATCCAAAGTGCCTTCTCCATCCCCATGCCCACACACTGCTCCAGCTTCATGCCCTCCCTCTCCCAAGAGCAGCAAGAAACTGTGCAGGCTTTCTCCATCCAGTCTGGGATGAAACTTGAGTGGTCTCAGAA GTGCCTGGAGGACAACCAGTGGAACTACATCAGAGCTGGTCAGGTCTTCACTATGCTCCAG AACCAGGGGAAGATACCAGGGGAGGCCTTCAAACAGTTGTCCTGA